In the Nocardia asteroides genome, TCCTGTTGCAGCGCACGCTGCGGCTGCCCACCGAGCGCAAGACCGGCGGCTCCATCGACTGGCTCGGCGCGACGCTGCTCACCGCGGGCGTCTCGGTGCTGCTGATCTGGGTGTCCTTCGCGGGCAAGGCCGGCTACTACGACTGGTTCTCCCGGGAGTCGGCGCTCTACGTCGGCGCGGGCGTGCTGCTGCTGGCGGCCACCGTGTGGGTCGAGCGGCGGGCGAAGTCGCCGATCATTCCGCTGCCGATCGTGCTGGAGAAGACCACCGGCCTGGCGATCATCGCCTCCATCGCGGTCGGCGTCGGCATGTTCGGCGCGACCACCTTCCTCGGCCAGTACTTCCAAACCGCGCGGGGCTACTCCCCCACCGCGGCAGGCGTCCTGACCATCCCGCTGGTGGCGGGCATGCTGATCGCCTCGGTGACCTCGGGTCAGCTGATCACCCGGTTCGGCAAGTGGAAGCGCTTCGTGGTCTTCGGCGGCGTGCTGCTGGTGATCGGCTTCGGGCTGCTCGCCACGATCGACCACGCCACCAACCTGTGGCTGGTCGGCGGCTACATCACCGTGGTCGGGCTCGGCGTCGGCATGATGATGCAGAACCTGGTGCTGGCCGTGCAGAACACGGTGAGCGTGCAGAACATCGGCGCCGCCTCCAGCAGCGTCGCGTTCTTCCGCACCTTCGGCGGCGCGATCGGGGTCTCGGTGCTCGGCTCGATCCTGGCCTCCCGGGTGGGTGAACTCTCCGCGGCGGGCTTCGCCGAGCTCGGCATCCCGGCCGGCAGCTCCGGCGGCGGCACCCTCGACCTGAAGTCGCTGCCCGCCCCGGTCCTGGAGATCGTCCGCGGCGCCTACGGCGACGCCACCGGGCGCATCTTCCTGGTCGCCGCCGCGGCCTGCGTCATCGCGCTGATCGCTGCCGCGCTGCTGCCGAACAAGCCGCTGCGCACCACGATCGACATCGACCCGGCGCTCGACCCCATGCAGCCGGGGACGACGCCGCGGACCGGCAACACCGTCGACGACACCACCGACGACACCACCGTCGACGACACCAACAAGGAGCGCGTGCTGCAGCACTGACTCCCCCGAGCAGCGGGCCCCGGAGCGATCCGGGGCCCGTTTCTCATCTCCGCGACCGGCGCGGCAGCTCGGCCGCGGTGAGCCCGACCAGCATGGCGGCCTCGCCGATATTGCCGAGCGGCGGCACCGCCACCGCCGCGCCGGAGGCGAGCACCAGCAGCACCGTCCCCACCAGCGGCTGCCACCGCGACTCGCGGCGCAGCAGCCAGACGCTCGCGGCCAGCAGGACCACGGTCACGACCAGCGGGACGATCGGCGGCGCGGGCTCGGCCGAGGCGTAGCGCAGGGTGTCGGCGTACTCCTTCGGGATCAGCTCCAGGTGCGGCAGCTCGAACACGCCCCACGCGATCAGGATCACGGTGAGCGCGACCGCCGACACGCGCAGCCGCTGCCCCGCGGCCACCCGGTCGGCCGCCCACAGCACCAGCACCGGGGTGAGCAGCGCGTGGCCGATGAAGCGGCCGAGGCTGATCGTCTCCAGCAGCGCGCCCGCACCGATCACCGCTCCCAGCCCGATGATCGCCGAATCGTAGGCGACGCCGAGCCCGACGACCCCGAGCAGCCAGACGCGGGCGGGCCGGGTGGTGCGGGTCCAGAGCAGGACCACGCAGGCGAGCTGGACGAGTGCGGTGAGGAGCAGGAGCGCGGAGATCACGCCACACCCTAGCGAAACGGACAATCTCACCCGTTGCGGAGGATCTGCTGGCACGCTGTCATCTGCCAGTCTCACCCGGACCGAGACCCGGAGGTACCCATGTGGCGGAGCACTCTCGCTGCCTTTGCCGGAACTTTGCTGACCTGCGCCACGGCGCCGCTCGTCACCGCACAACCGCCGGGATATCAGGAGTACGTCTCACTCGGTGACTCCTGGTCGGCGGGCGCGACCCTGAACCCCGCGCTGCTCAACGCCGAGTTCGTGCCGCTCGGCTGCCTGCAGCGCACGCAGAACTTCGCCAGGCAGGTGGCCGAGGCGCTGAACGTCCCCACTTTCCGGGACGCGGCCTGCGCCGGCGCCACCACCGAGGACATGACGGTCGACCAGCCACTCGGCAAGGACCAGTACCCGTCGTACAACGAACCGCAGTTCGACCGGCTCACCCCGGACACCGACCTGGTGACGATCCTGATCGGCGGCAACGACGTCGGGCTCGCGGCGACGGTGCGCACCTGCATCACCCCGAACCCGGACGTCTCGCCGTGCGTGTCCCGGTTCGTGGTGAACGGCGTCGACCAGATGACGCAGCGGATCGAGGCCGCCGAGCCGAAGATCGCCGCCACCATCAGGGGCATCGCCGAACGCTCGCCGAAAGCCAGGATCGTCATGCTGAACTACCTGGACGGCGTCGCCGTCGGCGACCCGTGCTACCCGATCATCCCGATCTCGCCGACCGACGTGAACTGGCTCGCCGAGAAGCTCGCCCAGCTGAACACCATGCTCGCCGCCGTCGCCAGGCAGACCGGGGTGGAGTTCGCGAACACCTACGCGGGCAGCGTCGGGCACGACGCCTGCCGCGCGCCCGGCGTCCGCTGGGTCGAGGGGCTGATCCCGGTCACCGCCGACCCGCCCGGCCCCGCGCTCCCCTTCCACCCCAACCAGCTCGGCGTCGATCACCAGGCGAGCACGGTGCTCGCGACCCTCGGCGGCTGATTCCCGCGCGGCAGGTCGGGTAGCCGGGCAGCACCCGACCCGAGGAGAGCCCGTGCCCGACCCCGCCGCCGTGCTGTTCGACATCGACGGAACCCTCGTCGACTCCAACTACCAGCACACCCGCGCCTGGCACCGCGCCTTCCGCGAGGCGGGGGCGGTGGTGCCGAACTGGTGCATCCACCGCGCGATCGGCATGGACGGCGACACCCTGATCGAGACGCTCGCCCCCGATGCCGACGCCGACCGCGCCGACGAACTGCACTCCCGGTACTACCTGGAGTCCGCCGGGGAGCTCACCCTGCTCCCCGGCGCCCGCGAAATCCTGCACGCGCTGCACGACCGCGGCCTGCGCATCGTCCTCGCCACCTCCGCCCCGCCCGACGAACTCGCCCGCCTGCGCGAACTGCTCGACAGCGACTCGATCCTGCACGCCGTCACCGACGCCGACGACGTGGGAACGGCCAAGCCGGACCCGGCCATCGTCCGCGTCGCCCTCGACCGCGCGGGCGTCCCCGCCGACCGGGCGGTCTTCGTCGGGGACACGGTGTGGGACGCGAAAGCCGCGACCGAGGTCGGGGTGCGCGCCGTCGGCGTACTGAGCGGAGGTATCTCCCGCGACGAGCTGACCTCGTCGGGTGCGGAGTTCGTCTGCGACGACGTCGCGGAGCTGCTGCGCGAGGTCGACCGGAGCCCCATCGGCACACTGCTCTGACCCGTCCGGGGATCGGTCGGCGGGCGCGGGGAAAAGCGAATGCGCCCGCATCGGGTCACCCGTCATGCTCGGAGCGTGAGCACCGACTTCACCGTCCCCCTCGAATCCCCGTTCCCCGCGGCGATTCTCACGCCGCCACTGGCCGATCTCCGGTGGCGGGGCGATGCGCCGTGCGATCCGGTGACCGAGCCCGGCCACTGGTTCCCGCACCGGGACGGGGTCTCCACGCGCTCGCTGACGGTCGACTGGTCCGACGGCACCCTCGACGTGACGGTGCCGCTGGCCGCCGCCCCGGAGGATGTGGAGCTGGCGCTGCGCATCGTGCGCGCCGCGGCCGAGCACGCCGGGACCGACGTCGACACCGAGTACGGCCCGATGGCACCGGACCGCCTGAGCGAGGTCTTCGACGAGGCGTGGGCGCTCGACGGCCTCGGCCGCGCGGTGACTCTGCTCGCCCGCATGTCCCGGCGCGACGACGGCGTGCTGTCCCTCCCCGGGCCGACCCGCGACGTCCAGCTCGGCCCGCACACCCTGCCCGGCCTCGAGCACGACGACGACCGCGCGCACCGCCTCCTCGAGACGATGCGCCGAGTCCTGTGGCCGGATCCCCGCTACGAGATCGCCACCGTCTTCCGGGCGACGAAGGACGGCGAGCGGAACACGTTCGTCGCGCTCCTGCCGGACCGCGCCTGCCTGCTGCCGCCGTCGACCCGGTTGATGCTGCACGACGACGACCTGCTCGTGCTGCCGCGCGGCGCACTGCACCGGCTGCCGATCGATGCCGTCCGCCTGGACGACGGCAACGATCTCCTCGAACCCGTTCCCGCGCACCGGTGGCCGGTCGTGGTCGCGGCCGCGCGCGCATCGGCGCTGCCGGAGTGACGCGGGGCGCGCACCCTCGATCCGGCCCGGACGGAGGGTGCCGTAGGTTCAAACCCCGTGCGCGCGTTCATGGTCGACGGTCATCCACTGCTCGGGAAAATACCGGGGCCGCTCGTGCCCGCCCGCTTCGGGGAGACGCTGTGGGTGGCAGGCGGCGGGCGCGGGGACAGCGCCGTGCTGCGGCTCGACGGCGCGGGGTGGCGGTCGCGGCGGCTCGACGCGAACGGCCTGCGCGCGATCCTGCCACTGAGCGACACCACGGCGGTCGTCGCCGGTGAGCACGGCTTTCTCGCGATCATCGACGCGGACGACGAGCGGATCGTCCCGACCGATACCGGAGGGTGCCTGTACGCGCTGGCGGCGGTCGGCGGGGCGATCCGGGTGACCGGTGACGCCGGGTTCGTGGCAGTGCTCGACCCGGAGACCGGGGAACTGCGCGTCGAACCGCCGTTCACCGGTGACAGCGTCGTGGCCGTGGCCGCGGCCCCCGGCGGCGCGACGGTTTTCGTGGCGGGAGACGCAGTGATCGTCCGCTCCCCCGACGGCTCCGTGCGCGAGTCGTTCCGCGGGAACGCCCCGCTGTGCGGCGTCGCCTTCGCCCCCGACGGCCGCGCCGTGGTCGTCGGCGACAAGGGGCAGGTGTTCCGGTCGGCGCCCGGTGGCTCCTTCCTGCCGTGCCGGGAAGCGCCATCGCTCGACCTGGAGCACGTGCACTACGACGCGCCCCGTGACCGCTTCCTCGTCGTCGGCGCGGACGGCTTCGTCGGCCTGCTCGACGACACCGGTTTCCGGGCCGCGCCGCCCGCGACCCCGCCGTACCGCCTCAGCGGTGTCGTCGAATGGGGCGACGGCCACCTGTTCACCGGCTGGACCCAGCAGGGCCCGCCCTTCGAGTTCCGCGGTGCGCTCTACCACGACGGCAGCACCGTGCCCGACACCGTCTACCACCCGCCCCGCCAGGACTTCGGCCCGCCGCGCAGCCGCACCGTCGCCGTGCCGTCGGACGCGGCGCTCGGTGCCGGCGACTACACCGTGCTCCCGCTCGCGGAGGCCACCCGGCTCCTCCCCGGGGTGTCCTGGCCCGACTGCGCACTCGACGAGGTCCGGTTCTACGACGGCGACGTCCACGTCGCGGATGCGACCGCGCTGCTCGGCAGCGACACCGACTACGCGGTCGCGATTCGCGGCGACCTCACCGTCGACGGCACGCTCGACGCCACCGCGGGCGGCGAGGGCTACGGCAGCCTGCTCGTCGTCGGCGGTGACGTGTGGGCGCGCGCGGCGATGTTCCGCTACGGCATCGCCGCCGCCATCGGCGGAACCCTCCAGGTCGCCACCGTGGTGCTGTGCGACCACGGCGACGACGGCGGCACCCTGCGAGCCGGGGAGATCGACGCGCAGGTGCTCTCCTACTCGCTCTACTTCCCGCGCCCCGACGCCGAGTTCGACGCGTTCCTCATCGGTGACGTCTACGGAGAGGCGAGTTTCCCCCCGGAGCGGGCCGACGAGGTCTTCGTCCCCGAGGTCCTCGAGGACGGATTCCTCGACGAGCGCACCGCGGCGAAGTGGTTGCGCGAGGGGCGCCCAATCCTGCGCGAGGATTGAGCGCTCTCCGAACCGGGGCGAACCGCGCTGACCATTCGCGTCGAGTACCCGCGTCGCTAGGATCGCAGACAGAAGGTCAGGGGGCAGCGTGGTGAGCAATCGATTCACGGTCGATGTGGAACAGCTGGAACAAGCGGCAATTCGGTTGCATGCTCTGGCCGCCTTCCTCGACAGCCAGCTCGATGAGCTGGACAACCGGGTCACCGAACTCGGTGCCGGTTGGTCCGGCCTCGCCGCGACGGCCTTCGCGGCGTCTCACACGGCATGGTCGCCCGGCGCCCGCGAATTGGCCACGTCGCTGCGCGCGCAGTCAGCACTGATCGAGCAAGCGGGACAGCGCTACCTCGCCGCTCACCAGGCCAACAATCGGATGATCCAGAAGGGCTGAGGTGGCTGGCTGGGAGCTCGATCCATCCGACTACGAGCGCGCCGCGCAACAATGCCATCGCCTGGCCGACGAAGTCCTGGACGCTGTCGGAAGATTACACAGTCACCTACTCGGCGACTGCGACGGCTTCATGGGAGATCATTCCCTCACCCGTGACTGGACAGCCGGCTACGACAACGTAGCCGGTGCGGTATTCGCCACCGCCACGCTGCTCTCGGACGCGCTTCATCGGTACGGCGATGTCCTCGCGGCCATAGCCTACAACTGGTCGGTGGCGGACGAGACGTTTCCCGACCTGACCGCCCCGATACCTACCGCTTCAAGTGGAAATCCCTACTCGGCGCCGCACTCTTCCCGGGGGGCGAATGGGGACGGCATCGCGATCACCGCGATGGGATCGATCACGCGGGTGCCCATTCCGAACGGTGACACCACCAAGCTTTCAACAGCGGGTGACAACGGCTGGCTGACCTACACGATGGCGCCGGAAGTTCGTGATGCCGGTGCTCGAATCAAGGAGATCGGATACAACTTCGACGGCATCGGAGCAGGTGACAGCGACGCCATTCGGGAATGGCTCGACGTGTTGCGCCGGGCTGCCGAAGCCCTTGCCTCAGCGGCGGACGCGGTCGCGGGTGCGGTGCGTGCGATGCACACCGCTCTTCGCCGGATGCGAACGAATATAGAGGTGCGCCTGACTGCGTCGAGACCCGGCGTCACCGTGATGGTTCACGCTGCCGGGATCCACGTTCACAGCACGACGACGCTCTACGACCCAGACCTTCAAGAGCCGGTCTACGACACGGTCACGACAAGCGATGTCGCCGTGCTCGCGCAGAGCATGCCCTTTCGAAACACGCCCGATCTCGAAGCAGAAATGGCGCAGTTGCGGCGTATCGTTGATTTATCGATCGAACTGACCTCGCCCGGAGAACCCGACGGGGGAACCGGGCCGAATTCCGATGTTCCGCTTCCCGTCATGACGGTCGCGAGCGAAGAATACGTTCGTCGCAAGCACTTTCCGGGTGGCCTCGAGAACAAGAGCGACAAGAGCACGTTCGATTCCGGAGAGGATCCCTGTCAACTCGTCGAAGCGGCGCGAAACGTGCCCCCGATCGGCCCCACCGAGACAGGCCGCTATGAGCGACATGTGGACGCCGGCCGGTACATCGGGTACCGATCCGTCGACCATCACGGCGCGCCGACGACCAAATATGTCGTTGTCCAGGACCGCTGGGGCGGCATCGTCACGATGTACCCCGAATGACAGGAGAAGTTGGTTGGCACTGACGATCGTGGTGCAGAACATCGTCCACTCGGAGATCGGCCGCTACTCCGATGATCCCGCCGGAACCCTGCAGCGGCTGTGCTCGGCACGGCCGGAGACAAGCCTCCTACGCAGGGTGGATCCGCACGCCGACACCATGTTCAACGCGTACCAACTCGACCGCATCATTGCGGAGATAGACGCCCTCACAGCCGAGTCCGCCCAGCACGCGAAGGAGTGGACGCGACTGCGCGATGCCGCGATGACCGCGATCCGCAATCAGGGCTACCTGTGGTTCAGCGGAGACTGAGAAGCGTCACGCCACCGCGACGCCGTCGGTGATCGGGAGCCCGGCCACCGACACCTCGGCGATCGCCTCGAGCCGCTCCCGCGGCATACCCAACCGGCTCCCCTGGA is a window encoding:
- a CDS encoding SGNH/GDSL hydrolase family protein, whose product is MWRSTLAAFAGTLLTCATAPLVTAQPPGYQEYVSLGDSWSAGATLNPALLNAEFVPLGCLQRTQNFARQVAEALNVPTFRDAACAGATTEDMTVDQPLGKDQYPSYNEPQFDRLTPDTDLVTILIGGNDVGLAATVRTCITPNPDVSPCVSRFVVNGVDQMTQRIEAAEPKIAATIRGIAERSPKARIVMLNYLDGVAVGDPCYPIIPISPTDVNWLAEKLAQLNTMLAAVARQTGVEFANTYAGSVGHDACRAPGVRWVEGLIPVTADPPGPALPFHPNQLGVDHQASTVLATLGG
- a CDS encoding WXG100 family type VII secretion target — protein: MAGWELDPSDYERAAQQCHRLADEVLDAVGRLHSHLLGDCDGFMGDHSLTRDWTAGYDNVAGAVFATATLLSDALHRYGDVLAAIAYNWSVADETFPDLTAPIPTASSGNPYSAPHSSRGANGDGIAITAMGSITRVPIPNGDTTKLSTAGDNGWLTYTMAPEVRDAGARIKEIGYNFDGIGAGDSDAIREWLDVLRRAAEALASAADAVAGAVRAMHTALRRMRTNIEVRLTASRPGVTVMVHAAGIHVHSTTTLYDPDLQEPVYDTVTTSDVAVLAQSMPFRNTPDLEAEMAQLRRIVDLSIELTSPGEPDGGTGPNSDVPLPVMTVASEEYVRRKHFPGGLENKSDKSTFDSGEDPCQLVEAARNVPPIGPTETGRYERHVDAGRYIGYRSVDHHGAPTTKYVVVQDRWGGIVTMYPE
- a CDS encoding HAD family hydrolase; this translates as MPDPAAVLFDIDGTLVDSNYQHTRAWHRAFREAGAVVPNWCIHRAIGMDGDTLIETLAPDADADRADELHSRYYLESAGELTLLPGAREILHALHDRGLRIVLATSAPPDELARLRELLDSDSILHAVTDADDVGTAKPDPAIVRVALDRAGVPADRAVFVGDTVWDAKAATEVGVRAVGVLSGGISRDELTSSGAEFVCDDVAELLREVDRSPIGTLL
- a CDS encoding MDR family MFS transporter; the encoded protein is MSHREILEAMTGLLAALFTALLSTTIVATALPTIIGDLKGSQTAYAWVITTALLANAATTPIWGKLADLFNKKLLVQSAIVIFVIGSVIAGFAHTVPLLLVARVIQGVGMGGLTALVVAIIGSIVSPRERGRYSGYMGAVMAVSMSGGPILGGVIVDSPLGWRWCFFVCVPLAVIALFLLQRTLRLPTERKTGGSIDWLGATLLTAGVSVLLIWVSFAGKAGYYDWFSRESALYVGAGVLLLAATVWVERRAKSPIIPLPIVLEKTTGLAIIASIAVGVGMFGATTFLGQYFQTARGYSPTAAGVLTIPLVAGMLIASVTSGQLITRFGKWKRFVVFGGVLLVIGFGLLATIDHATNLWLVGGYITVVGLGVGMMMQNLVLAVQNTVSVQNIGAASSSVAFFRTFGGAIGVSVLGSILASRVGELSAAGFAELGIPAGSSGGGTLDLKSLPAPVLEIVRGAYGDATGRIFLVAAAACVIALIAAALLPNKPLRTTIDIDPALDPMQPGTTPRTGNTVDDTTDDTTVDDTNKERVLQH
- a CDS encoding WXG100 family type VII secretion target, encoding MSNRFTVDVEQLEQAAIRLHALAAFLDSQLDELDNRVTELGAGWSGLAATAFAASHTAWSPGARELATSLRAQSALIEQAGQRYLAAHQANNRMIQKG